CACTAGCAGTGGTTTCACCTTTAATTCCTGCTTTAAGGTTCTCAATTGTTTTAACCGGCTTTGGTCCGGTACAACTTGCAAGGGCAATGATACCCATTGCAGCAAAAAATAAAAATTTCTTCATTTTCTTGGTTTTAAAAAATTAATATTAAAGAGGCATCATATAATTATAAACTAATGTACCACCAAAAAAACCAGTAATACTAACAGTAATGGCAGCAATGCCATACAAAATAAAAGAAATCCATTTAAGTGTGCTGTTCTCTTTTTTACCTGAAGCAAGCATTAATCGTATAACTGAAGTTACAATAAGCAAACACATCGTAATGAAGGCAAATAATTCATGAGACTCCTTAACAGAACCTGCTGCGCCCGACATCTCAGACGTAAATAATTCTCCGGATAACCATGTAACTACAGTAGCCAATGTACCAGTGACCAGCAAATACAGACTCAGCTTTGGTAAGCACAATTCCTTTTTAATAATTAGAGAAGCTAATTCAATAATGAATCCAAACATGACCAATGCTATTGGAAAATGAACCAGCATAGGATGAAGATGACTTGTATCAAACATAACTTTAAAAATATTAAGAGATTAATAGAAATAATTATCTGATTAAAAAAACAGCATTGGATGAATTATCAGCTTTCATAGTGCTGTCTGTTATTTATCTGTTACTCGCTTGATTCTGAGTAACAAATAAATAAAAAATAATGCAATAAAAAAAGTAAATTAAAAGAAATTTTACATGATTCACATTTTCTGCACGAAATAATGACATACACTCTTAATACCCGGCATTCTGAACTAGTTGCGGATTCATCCCTTTTACTTTTTCTGGAATAGGGAATACGGTAGTGTATCCGTTCTCTTCGTTTGGTAGTTGAGGGCGACTGCTGTATGCTCTTGTAAATTGGGCGAAGCGTATCAGGTCTTGTCGTCTCCACCCTTCCCAAGCTAATTCCAGTTGCCTTTCGGCTAGCAAATTCTCTAAAGTTGCTTTCCGGGCAGGTGCGGCAACACGATTACGAACCTCATTTAACTCTGCATCTCCGTTTTCACCATTGCGGACTTTGGCTTCGCTTTTCATCAGCAGTACATCTGCATAGCGGAACAAAACAATGTCATTCTCCATTAACTTACCGTCTTTTGTTCCCGTTGCGTCTACTTCATACTTCTTCATACGTGCACCCGCTGTTTTCTCATAAGGAGTATTTGAAACATCCAGAAGCACTTTCCAGGGGAAGTACTCCAATACTGTTCCGTTATCCAGCTTCACCACGTTTCCTTTCAGATCATACACGATTCCGGCAAAATAGCATTTATCAAAACGAGGGTCTATTGTCTTTGTACCATAACCGAACGTATTGAGTGCCTCTATAGTAGCACTCGAACCGTTTTCGCCTCCAAGTCCGTAGGCTTTGGCATGGTTGTAATGACGGGAACGGAAAAGATACTGCATCTGGTTAGTATACATTGTTTTATTCATTGGGATAGTAAATATATTCTCATTAGATGATTCATTGAATACTGCAAAGTTGCTTTCGTATTGTGTCTCTAGCTGGTATACCATTGCAGTGATCATATCACAATAGGTGGCTGTTGCTTGCCAGGCATTCAAATGTTTACCATCCACTTCGAAGTAAATTGATTTTCCATCTGGATGTATATTGTCTGTCCAGCTATTATCTGTATATATCTCAGCATTTAAAGTTAGTTTTGCCAATAGAAAGTAAACCACCGGACGAGTCAGACGTCCGTAATAATCTCCGGGTTGGTTGCTGCGTGTTGCACTTAATAGGGGGGCGGTTGCCTGCAATTCTGCCACCACAAAGTCGAATATTTCTTTCCGTTCTTTCTGGACCACCTCTTTTATTGGGGTAGATGAAGACAGCACCAGTGGAACTCTTCCAAACAAATCCATCAGATAATAATAGTACATGGCACGCATGGCACGTACTTCCGCTCGGTAAGCTGGCAGTTCGGCATCTGAATGTGTCTCTGCAAAACGGTCTATATCCTCCAAAGATTTGTTGCAAAGATTCACCACTTTATAGAGATATTCCCATGTAGCCTGAATAGCATCATTATCCGTTCCCCATTTATGCAGAAACAACCCTTGCCAGAAGCCGCCGTCATACCAGTCACCACCACGAGTAGGCATAATAGCCTCGTCTGTAGTAAATGTATTCAGGTCATATACTCCGCGTCCTGTACCTTGTAACCCCTGACTGTCATTATATCCACCAACATACGTGTACAATGAAGCCACAGCATTGAGGTAGACATCTGAAAGTGTTTTGTAAGCTTCCTCTTCAGGTAGTTTGTCACGTGGAGTTTCTTCCAGAAATTTGTTGCATGCAGCAGATAGCATTATCAAAATAGCGCATGAGAAAACATAAATATACTGGCGTTTCATTTGAATTTCCTCCATTAAAAATTAATATTCAATCCCAGCGTATAAGTCCTTGCCAACGGATATCCACGTTTGTCATCCAAACCAAGCGTATTATTCACCGTTGAACTGTTAATCATGGGCGTAAGTCCGGAATATCCGGTAATAGTTCCCAGATTATTGACGGTAAACGCCAGGCGGAGAGACTGGATATACTTCTTTACTTTTTGTACAGGCACGTTCCATCCAACCGTTAGATAATCGAAATTAACGTAATCACCCCGTTCCAGCCAGTAATCTGTTGCCGTCTGGTCTTTGATGTTGCGTTGCGGAGCTTCTTTCATAACGTTATAATCCGGGAAAATATTCATATTCATATAAGTCAGTGAAGTACCGTTATAGATTTTATGCCCGAAAGCTCCGTTGATCTGTATTGAGATATCCCAACGCTTGTAACGTAAACTGATGTTAGACCCCAGCAAAGCTTTGGGTACCGCCTGTCCTGCCACATAACGATCTTCTCCGTCTTCCAGACTGATTCCTCCTCCGTTCAGGTCTGCGATATCATACACTGATCCGCCGTTGGAGCCAGTCACCAGCCCTTTGGAGTGCGGCAGGTAGAATACGCCCAACGGTTGTCCAACTACCTGATATACAATATTGTTATATCCTCCGTGAAATCCGGCACCGTTAAGACTTGCCAGACTTTTGTACTTAGAAGCCGAAATAACTTCTCCGTTGTAATAACCGCTCAATGAGAGCAGTTTGTTTTGCTGAAAAGTAATATTGGCGTTGATATTCAGTTCCATATCCTTGGCTTTCAGAGGCGTTATTCCAATTGCAATTTCTGTTCCGCTATTTCGCATAGAACCGATATTTGCCAATAATGTGTTGTAGGTGAAAGGAGGCACACTCACATTATAAAGATAGAGCATGTCTTTTGTTTTTGACGTATAATAATTAGCCGAAAGTAACAAGCGGTTATCGAACAAAGCTACGTCAATTCCTGTATTGAAAGTATGCTTTACTTCCCATTTCAAGTTTGGATTTGTATTCCGTATATCACCCAGCGATACCACAGAAGAAGATCCCACAGGAATAACTCCGTTGGGCTTTACCAGATTCAGTGTTGTGTACGAATCAATTCCGCTCTGATTTCCTGCCAATCCGTATCCGATACGAAACTTCAGGTTATTTACCATCGGCAGGTGCTTCATGAACTTCTCTTCGCTCACCACCCAGGCAGCCGAAAAAGAAGGAAAGAATCCCCATTTATGATTTTTTCCAAATTTGGAAGAGGCATCTGCACGTGTATTAACAGTAAGAATATAACGATCAGTAAACGTATAATTAAAGCGTCCTAGAAATGATATCAGACCAGGATTCTCATAATAGGAATTTGTTCCTTCCCACAAACGGATTGCTCCTGCCTGCAAGTTGTTGTACCCAAATAGGTCTGTGCTGAAATTCGTCACTGTGGTGTAGAAACCGGTGTATGTTTCTTTTTGCAATTCAGCCAGTACCAGTGCATCGAAGAAATGTTTTTTCCAGTTCTTTTTGTAGGTTAGCATCATGTTACCAAGCAATGACTCCTTTTTTCGTGTTCCTTTATAAGCTTGTCCGTGTGCCCATACTGAGGTAGGGAGATATTGTGAGTTCTCCACAATATTATTGGTGTACGCACCAAACATTGCCAGTTTCCAGTTTTCGGACAGGTGGAATGTCAGTCGGGCATGACCACTGATATGCGAAGTAGCATCATCATCTTTCACCTCCATCCAAGCCAATGGATTAGTAATCTGGCTGGCATTCGTGATCATGTCCCAGGAGTCTGTTTCCGGGTTCTTATGATTGGGGAAAGTAGGATTGAAAGTGGCTGCCGAATAGAATGTCTTTTGATAATCGAATAAATTCCGATTCTTCTGAACAGAGCCAAACATTCCCAGGTCACATTTTATAAAACCGTCGAAAACTTCCTGCGTCATGTTCATATTGGAAGTCAGAATCTTCATATCTTCGTTCAAAATCACTCCTTGGCGGTTCATAAACCCCACTGAAACGCGATAGCTGGAAGCCTGAGTTCCCCCATAGAAAGCGACGTTATGATTTTGCTGCAGTCCGGTTTGCTCTATTTCTTTCTGAAAATCAGTACTGTTGCCTTTATCCAGAATGGAAATGTTCCGGTCGAGCGCCATATTCCGGAATTCATCGGCAGAAAGCATTTTCAGATTCTTATAGACTGAGGCAATACCGAAACTGCTATTATAGCTCACTCTTGTCTTGTCACTGATTCCTTTCTTCGTTGTTACTTCGATTACGCCAGAGGCACCGCGCGAACCGTACTGTGCTGTTTCGGAAGCATCTTTCAAGATGGTGAAGCTCTCTATATCAGTAGGATAAATAGAAGCAAGCATACTTAAATCACCGAAAACACCATCTACAATAATCAACGGATCATTTCCGCTGGTTAATGAGGTTGTGCCACGTAACCGCACAGCATCCAAAGCTGCCGGGCTGTTTGTTCCACGCTGAATAGTTAATCCGGGAACTCGCCCACGTATAGCGTCCAAAGGGCTTGTTATTTGTTCCCTGTTCATCTGTATCTCCGTAATTTTCTCTACAGAGCCCGAAACATTCTTTAGCTTTCCGGTAGCATATCCTACCGTAATCAATGAGTCGGACGGAAAAACATCTGCCTTCTGCGCTATTGATGTATCTGGATAGATAGATAACAGACAGATACTTAAAATCCACCATTTGTAGTGTTGTGCCATGAGTCCTGATTTTAAGGAATGATATTGTTATAACAAATGAAACCTTATATATGCTCAATTATATTAGTTATATTTCTGTGTTGAAATCTGTAACGATCATTGAAAATTGATTATATTTGGGTGGACTAAGAAATGAAAGATTATGAAGATAGAACATGATAAAGAAAGAAGAACTTTCCAAACTGTGGTTGATGGTGTAACCGCCTATTTATCTTATCGGCTATTAGACGGCGGTTTAGATATCCGCCATACTATTGTTCCCGATGAAATAGGGGGTAGGGGGATAGCTTCTGCTTTGGTAAAGGCAGCTTACGATTATGCTCTGGAAAATGGGTATAAGCCTGTGGCTACTTGTTCGTATGCAGTGGTGTGGCTTCAAAGGCATCCGGAATATAATGGTAAAATAGGAAATGATTTTGGTGGAGAAGGTACCTGTGCGTTATGAACTATAGAAAATAGAAAACAAAAAAGCTACCCGGAACTCAATATTCCAGATAGCTTTTTATTAAGGTATGTTTATCTCTTAAAACTTATGAGAATTTAGGTTCTTGTCAACCAACATTCTGTCCACTGCTTTCAGGTCGAACTTCACTTTGTGCTTAGCCTTTAATTTCAGGATAAACAGATCTGTTGTGCCTTCGTTACTTTGTTTTCAACACTATTGTTGAACTATAAGCTTTTGTCTTTACCGTAAGCTTAGCATTTCCCCTCTTCTTGGTGCTACGAACGGCGCAGATTGCACGTCCTTTCCACGCCTTACATTGAGGGGTAACATAAGGCTCCATGTCCTTCATATCGGCAGTACCTGTGGCAAGAATTTGTACAGGACCAGTGACAGAGAATTGGAGTTCGTCTGAGGCATCAGGTACAGGAATACCATTCTTGTCGAGCAGCTGTACTTCTACCCACACGATGTCCTGACCATCAGCTTTCATCTTAGTAGCTGTTGGGGTAAGACGTAGTTGTGTGGCTTCTCCTGATGTTTGAAGTGTCTGGGAGGATTCTGCTATCTCTTTGCCATTGCTATCCACTCCTACAGAGCGAAGTGTGCCTGGAGCATAGTTGAGCGTGAATATGGCTTTAAACTCTTCAGAACGGGTTGTTTGCTTTTCACCAATCAACTGATCATTATAATAGAGGCGCACCTTGGGATAACGAGAGTAAATTTCCACATCAATAGCCTTTCCTTCGTGTCCCTTCCAGTTCCATGATTCCCATGTGGGCCAAACTGACCAAGAGGTCTCCTTGAACTCACCAATATAACCCTGAGGCTCTTTTACTGCCATGTAGAGTGAAGGTTTGTCAGACCAAAGAATCTCGCGGTAATGAGAGATAGGTTTGCGCCAACCGGTAACGTCTATGTCGCCACAGTAGGCACCATGCCAAGGGAAGTGGTCACCCTGCCAATTCTCGCCCTGGTTCTCGCCCTTATAGTGCCAAGCACCGATGCTGCTTTCGCCAACATAATCCAAAGCAGTCCACACGAAGTCACCAATAATATAAGGATGGTCTGCCACCGTTTTCCAGTTTGAGAAGGCGTGACGAGGGAAGGATTCTGTCTGCCACATTATTCTCTTAGGTACTCTCGCGTGGTCGCTCTCTGCCTTGTTTATCATGTAGTTATAACCTGTAATATCAAGTGTTGCTGCAAGCGGATCGTAGATTTCCCAATCACTGTCCCAAGCTGCCAGTGCCTGTGTGACAGGACGTGTAGGATCGAGCTCGCGCATACGATCGGCAAGTTTCTTCGAGGTCATGACAACCTCCAGCTTCTTGCGCTCAATAACCTCATTGCCATTGCTCCAACTGATGATGCTTGGATGGTTGCGGTCACGCAGTACGAGAGCATCAACATCGCTCTTCCACCACTGATCGATGAGTGTGTGGTAGTCGTACTTGTTCTTCTCGTCACGCCATCCGTCAAACGCCTCGTCAATGACCATAAGTCCTATGTGGTCGCAGGCACGAAGGAACTCTGGAGCAGGAGCATTGTGCGAAGTGCGTACGGCATTGAATCCGGCACGCTTCATCAGTTCAGCCTTTCGCCATTCAGCCTTGTCATAAGCCGCAGCACCCAGAATGCCATTGTCGTGATGAATGCAACCACCGTTTATCTTCACTGTCTTGCCGTTAAGAAGGAATCCCTTTTCTACTGAGAATTCTATGGTTCTGAAACCATGCTCTACGGTGAGGTCGCCCACCTTTATATCATAGAGCACAGGATGTTCAGGACTCCAGAGATCCACACTACGGTAGGTACGCAGTTCGTCAGCTCTTCCCTCGTAAGATATTCTTACTACAGCAGAGTCGGCCTTCGTACCATCGGCAGAGATGCCATACACCTTATCCGTACGGACAAAGAGTTTCCAAGGGTCATTGATATGGTTCATCACTCGCTCCTCGAGCCACACATGGCGATAGATGCCACTGCCCGAATACCAACGACTGTTCTTTTGCTGGGCATTGTCGACGCGCACAGCAACCGTATTCTTTTTGCCGTTGAGGAGATGGTCGGTGATATCTACATAGAACGAACTATAGCCGTAAGGATGACCTCCAGCAAGCTGACCGTTGACGTACACCTGAGAGTTCATGTAGACGCCTTCGAAGTAAAGCAATACCTGCTTTCCTTTGGCTGATGCAGGAACCGTAAACTGCTTTCTATACCATCCAATGCCGGTAGGAAGGTATCCTCCGTCGCCACCCACGGGGTTGGTTGCGTCAAACTTTCCTTCTATACTCCAGTCATGGGGTAAGGTAAGGCTACGCCATTGGCTGTCATCATAAACTGCTTGGGATGCCAGTGAGTCATTACCAAGGTTGAAACGCCACTCATCGTCAAAGAGAGTGCGGTTTTGTGCTGATGCAGAGGCAATGCAAAGCAATACACACAGATTTAAAAAGAATCTTTTCATGTTATACTATTTTGTTTTATTTACCGATACAAAAATGCGAGAAGATATTTCCTAAAATCTCATCATTAGAAATAGTTCCGGTAATCTCTCCTAAATAGTGCATACACTCACGGATATCCTGTGAAAGGAAATCGCCTGAAATATTATTATGTAAACCATCCTTTACACGATGGATTGCTTCCAGTGCGTGGGTGAGAGCTTCGTAATGACGAATGTTGGTTACAATTACATCATTCTGAGTTACACTTGGAAGGTTGGCTGTTTTTACAAGTAAATCTTCTAACTCAATTGTCTTTACACGGTTCTTTGCGGAAATAAAGATATGAGTGGATTTGTGCCTGGTAGCCAGCTTCTCCAAATCGTTTTTCTGCTCTTCAGTGATGAGGTCGCTTTTGTTGAACACCATAATTAGCTGCTTGCTTTTACATTTTGGTTTGATTTTGGCAGCCAACTGTTCTATCTGTTCGTGACTGTCGGTTGCGGCAATCATGCAGAGTACTATTTCTGCCTGATCGAGTTTGAGGAAGGTTCGCTCAATGCCGATGGTCTCTATTTTATCATGTGTTTCGCGGATACCAGCGGTGTCGATAAAGCGGAACAGGGTTCCTTTGATGGTAATGGTATCTTCTATCACATCGCGGGTGGTGCCGTGAATATCACTGACAATAGCTTTCTCTTCGTTGAGCAACACATTGAGTAGTGTGGATTTTCCTGCATTAGTCTCTCCGATAATGGCTACGGGAATACCGTTCTTTATGGCATTACCCACATTGAAGGAATCGGCAAGGCGTGCAATTACATACTCTATGTTTTCCGTCAGTTTAAGAAGTGCGTCGCGGTTTGCAAATTCCACATCTTCTTCACTGAAATCGAGTTCCAGCTCTACCATGGAAACAAAGTTGAGCAGTTGAGTGCGAAGATCGGTAAGCTCTTTGCTGAATCCGCCACGCATCTGACTCATGGCAAGACGATGAGTGGCAGCTGAAGAGGAGGCGATAAGATCGGCTACTGCTTCGGCCTGACTGAGATCCATCTTTCCATTGAGGAAAGCACGTTGGGTGAACTCTCCCGGAAGGGCGGAACGGCAACCTTTCTCTATGAGCAGTTGCATAACCTGTTGCAGAATATAGGATGAACCGTGACACGAAATTTCTGTGGAATTCTCACCGGTGTAAGAGTGCGGGGCGCGGAAAAGGCTGACCAGCACTTCGTCTATCACTTCCTCGTCCTTGCATATCCGTCCGAAGGTGAGGGTGTAAGCTTCCTTTCCCTGCAGTTTGGTTCTTTCCTGTATGGGGACAAATATGGAACTGGTTATGTCAATGGCATCGGGGCCTGAGACTCTGATTATTCCAATAGCGCCTCCTTGAGCGGTGGCTATTGCACAGATTGTATCTTGATTTATCATCTTTTTAAATTCTATCCAGTACGGTTTTAATTAATGTGTCGATGGAGTTCTTGTATCCGGTATTTGCTTCTTTGATAAGGCGGTTGGCTATAACCATGCATACGGTCATAGCTTTGTGTCCCATCAGTTTGGCTAGTCCGGCAAGGGCAGAACTTTCCATTTCGAAATTGGTAATCTTGAAACCGTTATATTCAAATGATTCTACTTTTTCGTTTTGTTGTGGATCGGCTAGTGGAACGCGAAGTTCTCGTCCTTGCGGTCCGAAAAATCCTCCGGCGGCAATGGTTACTCCGTTCACCATGTCTCCCTGGTTAATGCGGGCAATAAGTTCGGCATTGGCATCTATCACATAAGGGGCGCAGAGTAGGGGAGACCAGTTCATGTGTTTCTTGAATGCTTCTTCAAAAGCAAGGTCACATGCTCCATTTCTTCCTGCGTAGAAATTGAGCAGTCCGTCGAACCCGATTGATTTCTGTGAACAGATGAATGTTCCTACCGGTGTGTTGGGTTGAAGTCCGCCACAGGTACCTATACGTACAAGTTCCAGTTGTCGGAACTCTTTTTTCTCTTCGCGGCTTTTAAAATCTATGTTGGCTAGTGCGTCAAGTTCATTGATCACAATATCTATATTATCGCAACCTATTCCGGTAGAAAGAACGGTAATTCGTTTTCCTTTGTAGCTTCCGGTGATTGTTCTGAATTCTCTGCTTTCCACCTCGCACTCTTTACTTTCAAAGTGAGCGGCCACGGTGGCTACTCTGCCCGGATCGCCAACCAATATTACTTTGTCTGCCAGTTGTTCCGGTTTCAGATGCAGGTGAAAAACTGATCCGTCCGGGTTGATAATGAGTTCTGATTCAGCAAAATATTTCATATTGTTTCTATTTTAGGTCAATATATAAAAGAAATGTTGCCATAGCTGAGAGTACAACAATGGCAACACTATAAAGCTATCGGATTTTATTCGCCAGTCAAAGGCTTCTTTGGTGATGAAGATGCTGGCTTTGCAATAGTTTCGCGCATTGAAGTATCTGCTTCTATGTTCTTTATTTTGCAATAATCCATGATCCCAAGATTGCCGCTTCTGAAAGCATCTGCCATAGCTTTAGGAACTTCGGCTTCGGCTTCGATAACCTTGGCACGTGCTTCCTGTGCTTTTGCTTTCATTTCCTGTTCGGAAGCAACAGCCATTGCACGGCGCTCTTCAGCTTTAGCCTGAGCGATATTCTTATCGGCATTAGCCTGATCTATTTGTAGTTCGGCACCGATGTTCTTACCAATATCGATATCGGCAATATCAATGGAAAGAATCTCGAATGCAGTTCCCTGATCAAGTCCTTTATGTAACACTACCTTAGAGATGCTGTCCGGATGTTCGAGTACATCTTTGTGGCTGTCTGCCGCACCAATAGAAGCTACAATTCCTTCACCAACACGGGCCAGAATAGTATCTTCACCGGCTCCACCCACTAATCTTTTAATATTAGCGCGAACGGTTACACGTGCTTTGGTAATTAACTGAATACCATTCTTTGCTACAGCGTAAACGGGAGGTGTATCTAATACTTTAGGATTAACAGACATTTGAACAGCCTGGAATACATCACGACCGGCAAGGTCAATGGCTGTTGCCATCTGAAAAGATAATTCGATATTTGCTTTTGAAGCAGAAACCAAGGCGTGGACTACTTTTTCCACGTGTCCTCCTGCAAGATAATGTGCTTCGAGTTCATCACGGGTGATGTTGCTGAGACCGGCTTTGTGCGCTTCGATCATTGCAGGTACAATTACATAAGGCGGAACATTACGGATACGCATTAAGAAAAGTTGTACCAACGACATATTTACCCCTGATACTTTAGCTGAAAGCCAAAGAAAGAAGGGTACGTAATGGAAGAATATTGCCAGGAAGATAATTCCCCCTCCAATAAGGAGCATAGTTAAAATCATAGGATCCATGTTTTTTTTGTATTATTATATTGTTGTTTGCTTTTGTCTCTCTACAAGAATGGCGCCATGTGCAATGCGATTCACTATGATGGGCGTTTTTTCTTCAATAAATCCATCGACAGACTTTACTTCCACATGATGTCCGTTAATCTCTGCCATTCCAATCAGGGCCAGGCGTGTAACGGAAATACCGGTATCACCAACTTTCACGCTTAGTTCGGCTTCATTGTCTACGGTAGAGGTTATATTCTTTTTCAGAGCTATTTTATCAAGCGTTTTGGACTTCATAAATAGTATTAACGTACTCACACAAGCTATAGCAGAAGCTGCCAATGTGATGAAGCCTGCAGTGTTTCCTAAATTGGAAAAAGCAAAGTAATTGGCATAGATCAGACAAATGAATGCACCGACCCCTGCAAAGCTAATGCCAGGGATGACAAAAATTTCAATCAGAAATAAGATAATTCCTGCTACAATAAGTCCGATTATAATTAATATGTCCATTTTTATCTTTTTGCCAAATATAAGGAAATAATATTAAAAACAGCTCTATTTTCGAAGGAAATTATTTTCTTCGTTACGAATACTTATTTCCAATGTTTTTACTTCCTGAGCAATTTGTTCCACTCTTTTTTCCAAATCAAGAATGCCAGGGGTAAGGGCTTTCTTTGTTTCCTGATTTGCTCCATTAAAGGTATCGCGTTGTTTCTCCAGTTTTTTTGTCTGCGCATTAAAATCGGAGAGTGTTTGTTGCCAGCTTTTTACCAGCTCAACCGCCTTTGGAGAGGTGAAATCTTCAAGCTTAGTGTATGTGATCTGATCATTGATTACAAACTCAAATTCAATTTTTTCTGTTGATTTGGGTGTATGACTTCTTGCGGCTTCAAGTCGTTCTTTTGCTGCTTTCACCTCTGCATTCTTGCCATTCCAGCTTTCTTTTAAGGAACTGATTCTTGCCAGTGAGATAAGTTTGTTGTTTTCCATAGAGTCGTAATCATAAATTTGCTTAGACTCATTAGGGATGAATATGTAAATACAGACTTTATCTTTAGGCTGATAACGGTCGGATGCGAACCATCCAAGATTGTTATATTCATCAATCACGTACATATAGTCGTTGAAAGGAGAGTTAAAAGGCATACCTACATTTTCGGGTTTCAGGTATGTGTCTGTTTCACTGTTGTAACGGGTAACAAAGATGTCATATCCGCCCATTGAACCTTCGCCTTTAGATGCATAGTAAAGGGTGATTCCGTCTGACATGACAAAAGGATAATTGGTATCTTCGCCCGAATTTATGTTTTTGGGAAGCTGAGTGGCTTCACTCCATTGATTAATCAGTTTGGTTTTGGTATAGATGTTTAAATGGCTATTCTTTCCATTATCTCCATAATAAAGTTTATTGCCCAACTCGGTTTGATAAACCATGCCTTCATTGTTACCTTCGGTTTTAAAGAAGTTGTTGAAGGGATACAGGTTGCCGGATTCTTCACTTATCTTATATGCACTTAAAAAGCTGTTTTTATCAATCACCACACTATCAATAACTGCAACCTTTTCTACCCCTTTAACCATTTGGGCTCCTAAACTGATCTGCTTTAATATGTTCTCATATTTCTCCGTTGGAATTTTGTTTTTGGTCAGCATCAGAATATAGATGTTGTAATTCTCTTCAGCTTCTTCATAGCGATATTGTTCGCTGTAAAGTTGACCTAAGTAACGGAATGCTTCCTGTATTTTTTTGTTTGCACCATTGACTAAATACTTTTCGGCTACATCTTTTTCTCCGGTTTCATAGCAACACGCACCATACCAGAAATTATAGTTGGGATTTCCCGGAGCGCTTTTTACATATTTCTGGAAGACTGGTTTAGCTTGTTGATATTGACCACTTTTGAATAGTTCTTTTGCCTCTTCCAGAGTCTGAGCCGAGAGAGTGAATGCAGAAAGGCAAAGAAGAATAAATATTACATGTCTTTTTCTCATGTTACGTTTATTTAATTACGAAGTTCAAAAATACGAAGTTTTTAGTTATTATACGAATTCAGGTTATGCTATTATGTTAATTCTTCTTTAAAACACTTTTTAGTGTGCCTTTTCAGCTTCTTTTCATGTAATTTTGTGCCCAATTTTAAAAGTATGGCACAGTTTACGGAAGAAGAAAAGATATATAGGCGTGTAGAAACGCGGTTTAGTAAGGGAGTGGTGAAATATAGACTGATTGAGGAGGGAGACAAGATTCTGGTTGGTCTTTCCGGTGGAAAAGATTCACTGGCCTTGCTGGAGCTGCTAGGGCGTCGTTCAAAGATATTAAAACCAAAATTTACCGTGGTGGCGGCTTACATTGCCATGACTAATATTCCTTATCAGTCTGATGTGGAATACCTGAAAAGTTATGCGGAATCTTTCGGGGTTCCT
This genomic interval from uncultured Bacteroides sp. contains the following:
- a CDS encoding DUF2231 domain-containing protein is translated as MFDTSHLHPMLVHFPIALVMFGFIIELASLIIKKELCLPKLSLYLLVTGTLATVVTWLSGELFTSEMSGAAGSVKESHELFAFITMCLLIVTSVIRLMLASGKKENSTLKWISFILYGIAAITVSITGFFGGTLVYNYMMPL
- a CDS encoding RagB/SusD family nutrient uptake outer membrane protein, with product MKRQYIYVFSCAILIMLSAACNKFLEETPRDKLPEEEAYKTLSDVYLNAVASLYTYVGGYNDSQGLQGTGRGVYDLNTFTTDEAIMPTRGGDWYDGGFWQGLFLHKWGTDNDAIQATWEYLYKVVNLCNKSLEDIDRFAETHSDAELPAYRAEVRAMRAMYYYYLMDLFGRVPLVLSSSTPIKEVVQKERKEIFDFVVAELQATAPLLSATRSNQPGDYYGRLTRPVVYFLLAKLTLNAEIYTDNSWTDNIHPDGKSIYFEVDGKHLNAWQATATYCDMITAMVYQLETQYESNFAVFNESSNENIFTIPMNKTMYTNQMQYLFRSRHYNHAKAYGLGGENGSSATIEALNTFGYGTKTIDPRFDKCYFAGIVYDLKGNVVKLDNGTVLEYFPWKVLLDVSNTPYEKTAGARMKKYEVDATGTKDGKLMENDIVLFRYADVLLMKSEAKVRNGENGDAELNEVRNRVAAPARKATLENLLAERQLELAWEGWRRQDLIRFAQFTRAYSSRPQLPNEENGYTTVFPIPEKVKGMNPQLVQNAGY
- a CDS encoding SusC/RagA family TonB-linked outer membrane protein yields the protein MAQHYKWWILSICLLSIYPDTSIAQKADVFPSDSLITVGYATGKLKNVSGSVEKITEIQMNREQITSPLDAIRGRVPGLTIQRGTNSPAALDAVRLRGTTSLTSGNDPLIIVDGVFGDLSMLASIYPTDIESFTILKDASETAQYGSRGASGVIEVTTKKGISDKTRVSYNSSFGIASVYKNLKMLSADEFRNMALDRNISILDKGNSTDFQKEIEQTGLQQNHNVAFYGGTQASSYRVSVGFMNRQGVILNEDMKILTSNMNMTQEVFDGFIKCDLGMFGSVQKNRNLFDYQKTFYSAATFNPTFPNHKNPETDSWDMITNASQITNPLAWMEVKDDDATSHISGHARLTFHLSENWKLAMFGAYTNNIVENSQYLPTSVWAHGQAYKGTRKKESLLGNMMLTYKKNWKKHFFDALVLAELQKETYTGFYTTVTNFSTDLFGYNNLQAGAIRLWEGTNSYYENPGLISFLGRFNYTFTDRYILTVNTRADASSKFGKNHKWGFFPSFSAAWVVSEEKFMKHLPMVNNLKFRIGYGLAGNQSGIDSYTTLNLVKPNGVIPVGSSSVVSLGDIRNTNPNLKWEVKHTFNTGIDVALFDNRLLLSANYYTSKTKDMLYLYNVSVPPFTYNTLLANIGSMRNSGTEIAIGITPLKAKDMELNINANITFQQNKLLSLSGYYNGEVISASKYKSLASLNGAGFHGGYNNIVYQVVGQPLGVFYLPHSKGLVTGSNGGSVYDIADLNGGGISLEDGEDRYVAGQAVPKALLGSNISLRYKRWDISIQINGAFGHKIYNGTSLTYMNMNIFPDYNVMKEAPQRNIKDQTATDYWLERGDYVNFDYLTVGWNVPVQKVKKYIQSLRLAFTVNNLGTITGYSGLTPMINSSTVNNTLGLDDKRGYPLARTYTLGLNINF
- a CDS encoding GNAT family N-acetyltransferase, whose amino-acid sequence is MKIEHDKERRTFQTVVDGVTAYLSYRLLDGGLDIRHTIVPDEIGGRGIASALVKAAYDYALENGYKPVATCSYAVVWLQRHPEYNGKIGNDFGGEGTCAL